Proteins encoded in a region of the Stieleria neptunia genome:
- a CDS encoding thioredoxin family protein: protein MKFLVPLALLSVGCLIYLASSSDFRLTTLSDATRSADESQIETDASATDASGQGRLNPNPASGSSPKLVLMKFGAPWCPPCRMIDKELRKLGRTSLPVEIRKIDVDERPEMAERYGVSSIPRLILLQDGRKIADAVGYQSADDLAAWINENASAEALAGKKRSSKSSVVQANPFFE, encoded by the coding sequence ATGAAATTCCTTGTCCCCTTGGCCCTGTTGTCTGTCGGATGCTTGATTTATTTGGCGTCGTCGTCCGATTTCAGACTCACCACGCTTTCAGACGCCACACGTTCCGCGGACGAGTCGCAAATCGAAACCGATGCGTCGGCCACGGACGCGTCCGGGCAGGGGCGTTTGAATCCGAACCCGGCGTCGGGTTCGAGCCCGAAGTTGGTGCTGATGAAATTTGGTGCCCCGTGGTGCCCGCCCTGCCGGATGATCGACAAAGAACTCCGCAAACTGGGGCGGACCAGTCTGCCGGTCGAAATCCGTAAAATCGACGTCGACGAGCGTCCGGAGATGGCCGAACGCTATGGGGTCAGCAGCATTCCGCGTTTGATCTTGCTGCAGGACGGTCGCAAGATCGCCGACGCGGTGGGGTACCAATCGGCGGACGACTTGGCCGCATGGATCAACGAGAACGCTTCGGCCGAAGCCCTGGCAGGGAAAAAGCGATCGTCCAAATCATCGGTGGTTCAGGCCAACCCATTCTTCGAGTGA
- a CDS encoding ArnT family glycosyltransferase: MSRHCHPRCRPDRRPLLALAWLAAPMLLFVVLRLPTLIHQPGMQDEQWFAVPGLTVWREGIPRIPYVPTRNRATLFENADVCLMALPPGLFYVQAPFFAIFPPGYATARLPLFLAGLATIAIVFWIVKRIGGSTPAAGAAALIVSLSRPLLFTGLTTRPDLLCAVAGWLSVIAAWQMLRNAPARDGRWAFTSGALSGLAGLFHPFALVFAMQGGVAMLLGAATVGHKAKRAALFIAGNALVISWWIPLIVSYPYEFRSQFFANVLDRAGPGLPARIVWPIPSMIHHARLLYEFAGPLQCLLIALGLVLGTALFWQQRTLSASERKGLIALVWSSVFLTATVAGLHPTKGYWIYPFVWIVAIAVVGIDGFIARRFGDRRFQAGCGPSSTSAFRSVNAAADDSSFPRAGRASVVSGTLLAMVVLMLLPGAGLRTTWVYLSRWKDPTVYAPAFIDGVLDELPREGVFYADLSYVFDVYLSGRETRLCQEREQYWGDEPIPYTYLLLSWEGDDAGWANQYDGFHVRRIGNREIPQNCFVDLYRPAPVHLAEPHDSIPPDGDSE; this comes from the coding sequence GTGAGTCGGCACTGTCATCCGCGCTGTCGGCCGGACCGTCGGCCGCTGCTGGCGTTGGCCTGGTTGGCCGCGCCGATGTTGCTGTTTGTCGTTTTGCGACTCCCCACGCTGATCCATCAACCCGGTATGCAGGACGAACAATGGTTCGCCGTTCCAGGATTGACGGTCTGGCGCGAAGGCATTCCGCGTATTCCGTATGTTCCGACCCGCAACCGCGCGACGTTGTTTGAAAACGCGGATGTCTGCCTGATGGCGCTTCCGCCGGGTTTGTTCTACGTCCAGGCCCCCTTCTTTGCGATCTTTCCGCCGGGCTACGCCACCGCGCGGCTGCCGCTGTTTCTGGCCGGTCTGGCGACGATCGCGATCGTGTTTTGGATCGTCAAGCGCATCGGGGGCAGCACGCCGGCGGCCGGCGCGGCGGCACTGATCGTTTCCCTGTCTCGACCGCTTTTGTTTACCGGGCTGACCACACGTCCCGATCTGCTTTGCGCCGTCGCGGGATGGCTGTCCGTCATCGCGGCGTGGCAGATGTTGAGAAACGCGCCGGCCAGGGACGGTCGCTGGGCATTCACCAGCGGTGCGCTGTCGGGGTTGGCGGGTTTGTTTCATCCGTTCGCGCTTGTGTTTGCGATGCAGGGCGGAGTCGCGATGCTGTTGGGGGCGGCGACCGTCGGACACAAGGCCAAACGTGCGGCGCTGTTCATTGCCGGAAACGCGTTGGTCATTTCATGGTGGATTCCGCTGATCGTGTCGTATCCCTATGAATTTCGCAGCCAGTTTTTTGCCAACGTGCTCGATCGGGCCGGTCCGGGGCTGCCGGCTCGAATCGTTTGGCCGATCCCTTCGATGATCCATCACGCCCGTTTGCTGTATGAATTTGCCGGTCCCCTTCAGTGTCTGCTGATTGCATTGGGACTGGTCTTGGGAACCGCGTTGTTCTGGCAACAGCGAACACTTTCTGCGTCAGAGCGAAAGGGTTTGATCGCGCTGGTCTGGTCGAGCGTGTTCCTGACCGCCACCGTCGCCGGATTGCACCCGACCAAGGGTTATTGGATCTACCCCTTCGTTTGGATCGTCGCCATCGCCGTCGTCGGGATCGACGGATTCATTGCCAGGCGTTTCGGTGATCGCCGTTTCCAGGCAGGTTGCGGCCCATCAAGCACTAGCGCGTTTCGCTCCGTGAATGCGGCGGCCGATGACAGTTCGTTCCCACGTGCCGGACGCGCATCGGTTGTGAGCGGGACGCTGTTGGCAATGGTGGTGTTGATGTTGCTTCCCGGAGCCGGACTTCGCACCACATGGGTTTACTTGTCGCGTTGGAAAGATCCGACCGTCTATGCGCCTGCATTCATCGATGGCGTGCTCGACGAATTGCCGCGAGAAGGTGTTTTCTACGCTGATTTGTCTTATGTGTTTGACGTTTATTTGAGTGGTCGCGAGACGCGGTTGTGCCAGGAACGTGAGCAATACTGGGGGGACGAACCGATTCCCTACACGTACTTGCTGCTCTCCTGGGAAGGTGACGACGCGGGCTGGGCAAACCAATACGACGGTTTTCACGTACGGCGGATCGGGAACCGTGAAATTCCCCAAAACTGTTTTGTGGATTTGTATCGGCCGGCACCTGTCCACCTCGCAGAACCCCACGATTCCATTCCACCCGATGGCGACAGCGAATGA
- a CDS encoding glycosyltransferase family 2 protein: protein MISHDEGVQRRNRQLSIVIPAYNEQENIGPCLEELMTLLVDQSGIDTEVIVVNDNSSDATEAEVLKRRERWPSIRLVRRQPPGGFGRALRSGLQFVRGKVVIIYMADRSDHPEDALRYYETIQEGYDCVFGSRFIRGAEVKRYPTVKLWVNRCVNKAIQWMFWTPMNDLTNAFKAYRTDVVDHCGPYRACHFNITLEMSLSALISGHRIKEIPIRWEGRTWGSTNLRMREMGRRYLCTLLMLFFQRVLMSDDVVAERQRHLDTAIEVIPEA, encoded by the coding sequence ATGATCAGCCACGATGAAGGCGTTCAGCGACGCAACCGCCAATTGTCGATTGTCATCCCTGCGTACAACGAACAGGAAAACATCGGGCCCTGTTTGGAGGAACTGATGACGTTGTTGGTCGATCAGTCGGGGATCGACACCGAAGTCATCGTGGTCAACGACAATAGTAGCGATGCGACCGAAGCCGAGGTGCTGAAACGTCGCGAGCGTTGGCCGTCGATCCGACTGGTCCGGCGCCAGCCGCCCGGCGGGTTCGGCCGCGCGCTCCGCAGCGGGCTGCAATTCGTTCGCGGCAAAGTTGTGATTATCTACATGGCGGACCGGTCCGATCACCCCGAAGACGCGCTGCGCTATTACGAAACGATTCAAGAAGGGTACGACTGCGTGTTCGGGTCGCGGTTCATCCGAGGCGCCGAAGTCAAGCGCTATCCGACTGTTAAATTGTGGGTCAATCGCTGTGTCAATAAAGCGATCCAGTGGATGTTCTGGACGCCGATGAACGATTTGACCAATGCGTTCAAGGCGTATCGGACCGATGTCGTCGATCATTGCGGGCCGTATCGCGCCTGCCATTTTAATATCACGCTGGAAATGTCACTCAGCGCCCTGATCAGCGGACACCGGATCAAGGAAATCCCGATCCGCTGGGAAGGCCGGACATGGGGCTCCACCAATTTGCGGATGCGCGAAATGGGACGCCGCTATTTGTGCACGTTACTGATGCTGTTTTTTCAACGCGTGCTGATGTCCGATGACGTCGTCGCCGAGCGGCAGAGACATCTGGACACGGCGATCGAGGTCATTCCCGAGGCCTGA